In the genome of Zonotrichia albicollis isolate bZonAlb1 chromosome 7, bZonAlb1.hap1, whole genome shotgun sequence, the window GCTCCGATGCAGCTTCAGCTCAGGGGGGACTCGCTGTCGGTTGTGCCCGATCTCGGGGCTTGCTGCGGGCAGAGGGGGCCCCggtgaggggcagggaggctcTGGCGAGTTCCTTGTGCCGGCTTCCCCCGTGTGCCCCCTGCGCTGAGATCGCCGGGGACGAGCCGCTGCCGCGGCAGCGATGGCTCATCCCGGCTGCTCTCGCTAGGACGGAGGCGGCTGCTCCGTGCCCGGGACCCTTCCCGCCCGTGCGGCACCGGGCTCGTGGCCGCTGCTCGGGCGGGAGGTGTCCGtgcccggctcggggctggcacGGCATGAACTTGAACCCAGtgcctcagagcccaaagcGCTGCAGGCGCCGAGTGCGGGCACAAAGCGGCGCATGCAGTCTGCTCCGGGGCCGAGGTTTCTCGGCGCTGCGCTCTGTGCCGGGAGCCGCTCcatgtgcccaggcagggagccgCAGCGGCCGTGCCGGCGCTCGGTGTGCCCGGGCTCCGAGGCGCCGGGGCAGGGAATCATGCGGGGCACAATGGtgagcagcccggggctgctgcttcttgccCCTCGGCAGGCGGACTccgagccgcagctgccccgggccagcagcagccggcAGCTCGCAGGCGCTctcagcgcccggcccggcacggagctgggctgcagcggctgcagagccacaggggcCGCGGCTGCGGCCGCCGCAGAGATGCCGGAGGCTGCGCTTGTCTCCGCACCTGCTGCCGCACCTCTGGGCAGCGGCGAcagcgcagccacagctgccaccgcCCTCCTGAGCCCCCGCACGGCCGGCACCAGCAGCGACCTCTCCTCGTGTCCCTTTCAGGGTGCCATCAGCGCGGCTGGAAAGCTGTTCCCAAGGCCGAGCTCCCTAAGGATCTGCCAGCATTCATGATGAAGCTCCTGCATCTCCAGGAGGGACCAGCAGCCACGCTTCCACACTTGCCTGGGGCCCAAGAAGCCTCTTGGCATAAGCAGGGGGATGCCACTTGTGAGCGTGCAGCGAGTGCAGATGTGGAGAATGGATTCTGCATCAGTGATGGGAGTGTGAGGGAGCccctggctccccagggcacagcagcaacaGGCAATGAACACAAAAGGAACCTCAAGAGATTCCTGGGTGAGTACAGGGCCACCCCTGTGGCCTCTAGGCAGGggcctgtgtcccctcccaaggccagggctggcaggtgtGTGGCTGTTTCCCGATGTCTGGAAGAGGCCTCGTGCTCTGCTGGGCCCCATCCGTGGCTGGATGCAAgggccccagctgcccccaaggctgtgcagttctcctgctgcagcctgtgcccacagctgtgtccctgcctgtggccacagctgtgtccctgcctgtggccaggctcttggctctctggctgccagctgagggaggcccacactgcctcagggctccctgctctgctccctggccatgGGCTGAGCAGATTGCAGGGCCGGCTCTgcttctggcagccagcagctctttcctgctccaggtgaacGGTTCAGGTGCCATCCCGTGGGCACGGCGGTGctgattctgctgctcctggtgctggtgctggctttgggggtggccttggctgtgctggcaggtaagggaggggcagcagcctgggcccagcccctcggggcagagcgggctccctgctccctgcacaggggaATCCTCAGAGCTTCTCCTCTTCCCATTGCAGCACCACAGGTTCCAGTCACACCGGCGACTCCGCTGTTGGTTCTgggctgtccccatggctgGGTTGGGTACAAGGGTGTCTGCTACGGCTTCTCACGGGATTTCAGCACGTGGGATCAGGGTCAGGAACGGTGCTCCGAGCTCGGGGCCTCCCTGGCCATTGCCAAGGATGAGGAGGCCATGGtgagtgaggggctgcgggcggtgtggggtggctgagggcagcctgggggcgctgctgggccgggctcggtgctcgtagggccggggctgcagccctgggccggggccttgcagggaaggagccccggcgtgcgggggcagccccgggcacgtgtccccccgaggggccggggcagctcccactcctcTCTCCCGGGCAGGATTTGCTCTCCCGCCTCTCTGGGAACGTCGATTACTGGCTCGGGCTGCGCAGACGGGGCGAGCGCCTGCAGTGGGGGGACGGCAGCAGCTACAGCTCCCGGTGAGTGccggggagccgggcagggcctgggggcacaggggcacaagggcttcccctggcagccagcgCTGTCTCTGCTTCTCCCTGCAGGGTTCCTGTCTCTGGCAATTCCGAGTGTGCGTACCTGGATGAGAGGAGATTGAGGAGTGACAACTGCTCCAACGAGCGGCCGTATCTCTGCAGCAAGGCCCACGCTCCCCTGTAACTGGGGCTGCACAAAGGACCTTCTCCacgctgggcagtgccagcttcacctctgagcccagcacagcgctgtccttcctcagctgcgccctgtgccttgcacttcctctcagggtcacctcagtgcctcttcatccccagtgccagcgctgggctggggctgcaaaggAAAAGTCTCTGCAATCCATCCTGGCACcgatgctgcctgcagtgagTGCTTTGCCCTCATTATGTGTGGGAAATACGGCTCACTATTTACACTTTTTATAAAAGTTTATTATGGGTTTAAGTCCTGCTTTTAAGTCCTGCTTTTATGCTTGCACAGGGTTAACTCAACCTACGCTTTCTATATGCTGTTACATATTAGAGCTACATGTACATTTATAAGAGTGCATGTAGCTCTAATATTTaagatttaaaatataaaatatattaataaattatatatatgtaatatatataatatatgtaatatatgtaAATTTTTAACAGCTTTTAAGAGTTGTACcataattttgaattttcttgctgatttaggtttttttaactgtttcagGCCATCTTGTACCTTAAGCTGTTATATTTCATTGTTTCTTGTGATTCTATCTTTTTGTATTTTCACTCCCTGATAATGAGGATCaataaagccttttttttttcatgctctTGTTTCTGTTATCTTGTCTTTCTGATAAGGAAGTCCTTGAATGTGGAAAATCACTTAAGTATTTGACACCATTTTCTGAGTTAGATACATGAAACAATCATTCCAAGATATCCCAGTCTCTATTGTGCTATGGCTAAGCTAGTATCTGTGACACTTCTATTTATTGAAGCTATAGGGTGCATACATAAACTGACAGATTATACTATATCAAATGCAGTAATTACAAATTGTACTATTTCAGGGTTTTTGTGATCAGTAATAGCTTGCAAAACCAAAGGTAGTACATAAATGCGAAAGCCAATACCTATATTTATAATCTATTACGTTGTACAACAAGCTTATTTGGGAAGTACAAATCACCCTGGGTTCCTGGAAATCATCACAAACTGGCCTGAAGGTGACACTTCTGGACTGTCCTTGGAAGATGAGATGAAGGACCATCACTTTTAAAATGTTagaggtttattaaaccttaacaaaataTGCAACAAtagactgaataaggaaaaattacagcacTGGGGATCTCTGTCACTGTCAGCCATGTGCTTGTTTACAgaatggatgctctgccttttataccctcagcccctcccagAGTTTTGTCAGTCAGCTCCTTCTCTGCTCTCCACAGGTGGAGATCACTTCCTCACACCTTGACTGGAGCTCAGGTGTTGTCCTGTGGCCCCTCCTGGCAATGAGCCggccctccccaaatgccctgggaactgaggctgctgcaagggggagggaaaggggaatAGGGGGGGATATATTGCAGTAGCAGCACTATTCATCCACAAAACTGCTCCAAACATACACATAATATCCGTCTCTTAATTCTGAGAGGCAACACCTACACCATTCATCTATAACAAACCACACTTTTCCATTCCTATGAGCTTTTGGCTCAAACAATTAACTCTCATTTTCAATCCAGATAATCAACTCTtcacaagaaataaaaattaatgacTTATACTAGTATCTGTTGATGTGGGCAAGGAGAGTgggaatagaaggaaaaaaatctcagcttttCTTTGCCACACCTATTTGGAATGGACAAAATGGGATCACTAACGTCTGATGTGCCTTTTTTACCCCCATCTACCGTGCCCATGGGGTTCCTACTCACAGCAGGTGGATCTTAGTGGTGAGTACAGAGCCCAACTTAGTCTTGCCTTCTGGTTCCTGTTGTATTAAGAGACTGCTGAGCAGTGACAGAGCTCTGGGGTGCTTTTCTTGCCCCCACCTTGCCATGCCTATGGGattgctgcccacagcagggctatGGAATCTTCTTGGTCGTGAACACAGGGGCCAACTTGGTCTTGCCCTCTATTTCTTGTTTCACTCTACTTGTTGCTCCTTAGGGGAACTGCCCCAACACCTCTGATGGTTCCCTGTGTACTTCCCCTCAACAAATGCTTGTGATTTTCATCTATTAAAACAGGACAATTACATCAACAAATGATAAAGTTCAAACTCCCTGCCTGAAGTGTTAGTTAAACAGTCTTCAGGCTGGCTGGAAGCCTGACTCACTTTTCAGACATCTTCAGTCTTTGGTGCTCTCTCAGCTGTTCTGGATATTACAGTCTATTCTTTGGGTTCTCTCACCAGCCTTTAATTCTGTTGCCCTGAGTCCCTCTCACTCTGGGGTTGGCACAGCCCATTCAGCTCTCAGGTAGAAGGATCCTTCCAAGCCAAAAGGATTTCTGAAGCagtcccagcctgcagcccctgggtgcCTTCAGGCCATCCATCCAAAATGAAAAGTGACTTCTGGACCCTGAGAGAGCCCAGTGATCTGTAGGAAGGATGTAGAAAATGACAGAAACTTCATGATAAATTTCTCCGGGGAAGCTGCGATTTGTGACCAAATTAGGAACCAGGAGAAAATTCTTTCCTCTCATGGAGATGTCTCCATAACATTAACAAGAGGGACTTCTCTCCCTAAATGAACTGAAGAAAGACTATTTTAAAGGTAGTAAAATAAGTggaaatttttggttttgtttctttacattgtcagtgtaaaagaaaaagttgtgggaggaggaggagttttAGAAGTGTTGTAAAAGGTTTGCTTTAATTCTTgccactttttttcttttagttagtattaataaaattttctttataccgTTTTAAAGTTTTAAGCCTGCTTTAACTTTGTCCTAACCCTAtctcacagcagcaggaaatgagtGCACTAGTGATTGATCAGCAATAAATGAGTGCACTAGTGATTGATCAGCACCAAAACCACTACACAGGGCACTGTAAgactgggagaggagggaggagcAGAATCTAACCAAAGCTTTGCCAACTTTGTGTCCTCTCACAGAGAATGAAACAAAAGTGACTACACTGTTATGAATGAGGTCCCTATATGTCTAATTTAATAAACACAAAATTAGAATTTAGCTCCAATTTTAATTGAACagtaattttatataaaattatacaaTCAAATATAATCAAGCAGATACAAAATAATTTGGCAATGATTTGGATAAAGCATAAGCAAAACCGATTGATTTGGTATAGGGAGGGTTTTTCTCGCCCTGCCTCATGTACAAAAGGCAAAAGGATCCAAACACAACTTATATACTGTATGCTAACACACATTCATCAATATTTTCTTGTAAATCCCTTCCTGTTTTCTATTATTGAAATCTGTGTCACTGCACTGCACAGTGCATGCTCCACCTGTTGCTAAGGGgtcttttggctttttgggGATCGTTTCTGATGAAGGCACCTCTTCATCCTCACTGTCCTTTGAACACCCCCACAGGCTGCACACGTGCCCCAAGTCTTGTGTTATAGAAGCCAGCATTATATGCCAAAAATAACCCTTATTATTTCATAGGTGGAAACCTGGTATCATCCCAGTTTTGTACATCACAAGGCCAATTCTGCTTTGGGAGTTGTCCCAACTTTGTTCATCCTAAGGCAAATTTTGCTTTGGGAGTTTTCCTAACTCTGATCATCACAAGGCTGATTCTGTTTTAGGATATTGCTTATCTCAATACTTCATCCTCTATCCTATTTTTCCATGAACATCTGAGAACGTCTGTTTCATGACACTAATTACATATCCTTTTCCTCTATTACtttttaacaaatatttttataatatcaATATAGTTACAAATGTTAGCATGAGTAATATCCATTCAGCAcaatttctcccattttctctttttgatcaTATTGATTCATGCTTTCTATTAAAAGACTGAATCTCAGTATCTTCTacatccccaaaaatccaggttTTCACATTGCctcatttctctttttgattAAATGTAATATGTGGTATTTTCACTTACATAACACAGGAGATAAAAAATGGTGTAGGCAACAGTTCCAATAATGAGTCCAGCTAGTATAAACCACCAGATTTCCCCAAAGGGGTTCCAACTTTTAACAGGTACAATTAGCTTCTTTTGATCAACACTTTTCcattgttttttggttttagaCAGGATTTAGATGTGTTATATTTTtcacaaactcctcctttttcAGCCATTCGATAGTCCAAGGCCAATCTGCTCTGATAGACTGTTACCAGCAGGTGCAATGTTTTGTTGGGCAGCTGTTTTGTTCCAACCGACCTCAATTACCTTTTGCAGTCTTATCAAACGATTTACATATAGTTTGGAGTTCTATATTCCCCAGATCTGTTTGGAGCCCAAACAGCTGGATTGTAAAAGTTTATGATCCTTTCTGTGCAGTTGATTTCCCTTTCTTCTATTTTGGTTCCCTTCCAGCACGAGTTAAACTGTACAGACAATACAAGCCCACGGGGCACAGCCTaggccatgcccagcacacGTCCAGTGCTCTGTTTCTTTCtgggcctctgctgctggcattAGTCCCAGATCCCAGTGTCTCAGGAAATGCTGAATTCCTTCTTCATGATGTTGTTTGGCCTCCAAATGCAGTGGGTTTACTCACCCCAATGATTCCAGAATTGATGGCAAGCTGGTGTTTGAGCAAAGGTTAAAATTTAATTACCTTTAATTACTAAGCTTTCCATCTGTAGTCACGCTGTTTGTATGTTCTAACTGAGCTCACTACTGTATCAGTGTGTCCACACTCTGGACCAACCCTGATGTTAGGTAACCACAGCGACAATGCTGATACCACCTCTCCTTACAATAGTTACATCCAATGCCTACAATTAGTAGCTTGTATAAAAATTTCTGGTGGACATAAACTATACTTTTTAGCCAGCCTTTGGTACACATTGCACATTTCCCTCTGCTGTAACACAATTACTTtgataaacaaaacaaataacacATATCAAACACTCACACACATAGTTTGGCCAAACTACATAAAATCTACATTCATTACTATAAAAACTTCTACCccaaattatttgcttttatcCCTTTCAATTGGAATCCAAATCTTGGAATAATAGGCTTCAACAACATTTTGGCTGCTGTTTGAGCTGTAGCCcgagctgcagggatggcctcTATCCACTGAGTCAATTAATAACTAATAGATATTTCCACCTGCCCGCTCAGGGTAATTTGGCCAAATGAATCTGGATCCTTTTAAATGGCCTGTATACCATATAGCAGCCCCCAGGGGGATGAGTCTTCCACACATTTTTGTTCACTTTTCAACATGTGAGATGCCCCTGACTAATTTGTTTTCTGACTTCAAATATTCctatatatacatacatttttttaaaaatgatcaCAAAGTGCTTGTCCTTGTGAGGACCAATTCTTAATTTAATCAAGGGCTCTTTTGGTGTTTCAGTCCTCATTAAATACAGTCCCTGACACCCCTACTCCTCCTGAAACCCCTTTTTATCTTGcttccttttcctgcaaaatTTCCACAGGTGTCCCTTCTCATGACAATAGAAACAGGTGGGTCTCAAGTCATTGGGGTAGAATTTAGATTACCCTGATGTCTCAAAGCTTTTGTGGATCCTTTGGTGTTAGTTTGTCCCCGGGGATGGCAACGCCGCCAGGCACCGAGCCAGGCCCCCGGCACCCCCGCCCCTCCCTGCTGGAAAGTCCCTTGTCTCTCGTCACCGCCCCTCGCTGCTGCCCCGCGCGCTGATTGGTCAGAAGCCGCTCCCACATCGGCTCTTCCTGCGGCACCAGCCCCAGTCAGCTCCAGTAGCGGGCTGGGCTGCGCTGCAGTGCAAGACTCAATCAGCTCCACCGCCCGGAGTCCGTCCCGCGGCACCTCCTGCAGTACCCGCTGTGTCTGGCCGGGACCGGAGCGGCAGCGGCGCGTTCGGGTCATTCCGGAGCAGCGGCGGTGGGGTCCGCTGACACCTCGCGTGGCCCACGTGACTGCTTTCAGTGCGCCGAAACCCCCATCCCCGAACAGAAAGACCATTATATACAGCTACGCCAAAAGAACGTTAGTTTCATCTTGCGGGGACTGCGGCGCACGGAGCTTgagaggcggcggcggagctcggaggcggctccagcccaggtgggaccGCGGTCGGTGCTGCCCCAGCTCGGGGCTCGCTGCGGGCGGAGGGGGCCGCGGTGAGGGCCGGGGGGTTCTGCCGACTTCCTGGTGTTGGCTTCCCCCGTGTGCCCCATGCGCTGGGATCGCAGCcgagggagcggctgcccgcgctCTCCTCCTTGCCCGGATGGCCGGCATGCAGCCGCTGCCGCGGCAGCGATGGCTCATCCCGGCTGCTCTCGCAAGGATGGAGGCGGCTGCTCCGTGCCCGGGACCGTTCCCGCCCGTGCGGCACCGGGCTCGGGGCCGCTGCTCGGGCGGGAGGTGTCCGtgcccggctcggggctggcacGGCATGAACTTGAACGCAGtgcctcagagcccaaagcGCTGCAGGCGCCGAGTGCGGGCACAAAGCGGCGCATGCAGCCTGCTCCGGGACCGAGGCTTCTCGGCGCTCcgctctgtgccaggagccgcTCCGTGTGCCCGGGCAGGGAGCCGCAGCGGCCGTGCCGGCGCTCGGTGTGCCCGGGCTCCGAGGCGCCGGGGCAGGGAATCATGCGGGGCACAATGGtgagcagcccggggctgctgcttcttgccCCTCGGCAGGCGGACTCCGAGCCGCAACTGCCCCGGGCCAGCAGCAGGCGGCAGCTCGCAGGCGCTctcagcgcccggcccggcacggagctgggctgcagcggctgcagagccacaggggcCGCGGCTGCGGCCGCCGCAGAGCTGCCGGAGGCTGCGCTTGTCTGCGCACCTGCTGCCGCACCTCTGGGCAGCGGCGAcagcgcagccacagctgcctccgCCCTCCTGAGCCCCCGCACGGCCGGCACCAGCAGCGACCTCTCTTCGTGTCCCTTTCAGGGTGCCATCAGCGCGGCTGCAAAGCTGTTCCCGAGGCCGAGCTCCCAAAGGATCTGCCAGCAGTGTTGATGAACTTCCTGCATCTCCAGGAGGGACCAGCAGCTGCGGTTCCACACTTGCCTGGGGCCCAAGAAGCCTCTTGGCATAAGCAGGGGGATGCCCCTTGTGAGCATCCAGCGAGTGCAGAAGTGGAGAATGGATTCTGCACCAGGGATGGGTGTGTGAGGGAGCccctggctccccagggcacagcagcaaccaacaatgaacacaaaaggAACCTTGCAGGATTCCTAGGTGAGTGCAGGGCCACCCCTGTGCTCTCTAGGCAGGgcccgtgtcccctcccaaggccagggctggcaggtgtGTGGCTGTTTCCCGATGTCTGGAAGAGCCCTCGTGCTCTGCTGGGCCCCATCCGTGGCTGGAAGCaagagccccagctgcccccaaggctgtgcagttctcctgctgcagcctgtgcccacagctgtgtccctgcctgtggccacagctgtgtccctgcctgtggccaggctcttggctctctggctgccagctgAGGGAGGCCCACACTGCCTCAggcctccctgctctgctccctggccatgGGCTGAGCAGATTGCAGGGCCGGCTCTgcttctggcagccagcagctctttcctgctccaggtgtATGGTTCAGGTGCCATCCCGTGGGCACGGCTGTGctgattctgctgctcctggtgctggtgctggctttGGTGgcggccttggctgtgctggcaggtaagggaggggcagcagcctgggcccagcccctcggggcagagcgggctccctgctccctgcacaggggaATCCTCAGACCTTCACCTcttccccctgcagcaccacaggttCCACTCACACCTGCAACTTCGCAGTCACTTATGGGCTGTTCCCGTGGCTGGTTTGGAGTCAATGGGGTCTGCTACTACTTCTCACGGGATTACAGCACGTGGGATCAGGGTCAGGAACGGTGCTCCGAGCTCGGGGCCTCCCTGGCCATTGCCAAGGATGAGGAGGCCATGGtgagtgaggggctgcgggcggtgtggggtggctgagggcagcctgggggcgctcctgggccgggctcggtgctcgtagggccggggctgcagccctgggccggggccttgcagggaaggagccccggcgtgcgggggcagccccgggcacgtgtccccccgaggggccggggcagctcccactcctcTCTCACGGACAGGATTTGCTCTTCCGCCTCCATGGGAACATCGATTACTGG includes:
- the LOC141729667 gene encoding C-type lectin domain family 2 member D-like; the protein is MGCSRGWFGVNGVCYYFSRDYSTWDQGQERCSELGASLAIAKDEEAMDLLFRLHGNIDYWLGLRRRGERLQWGDGSSYSSRVPVLGNSECVYLADDKFRSGNCSIERPYVCSKAQAPL